The following proteins are encoded in a genomic region of Polyodon spathula isolate WHYD16114869_AA chromosome 38, ASM1765450v1, whole genome shotgun sequence:
- the samd1b gene encoding uncharacterized protein samd1b has protein sequence MTEPKYREWILETIDSLRSRKARPDLERICRMVRRRHGSDPDRTRTELEKLIQDQTVLKVSYKGSISYRNAAKVQRKSRKKLVEPEAGGDSAAASSNGRTTGAELAKNASPALNSACIPAEIRAHCCKGTECPGEVQCNDAHSKNERENSVKDAGDVVPGSGNSCMCCGAAGCKSEPRNNATGCTSSSDANGPKDKKLQQTGCPSNDTSTPVNCGNNIKTRASLGPEPGVCRSACSCTDYKTCSHRHRKQAPLKKSSSSSSSSSSRRLTHKACRSGATEAKPDLGDRLVASVRSLAEKSGPSASKASHTPLGLKEILGFLSSQERLSQEKLTRSKVKVVLEREVAKGRLRRTRFGNITLPLRGEVRKSAARLMKPPPGRGGRKTKEEKVMEGGEEPMETDSCEEDPASVSEDQNPTKPPSEDQLEEPKSDVTGTEECNTKQVPPEEGDIKSLPMESPAAEQSSACQEAAPVQECNPSSPQTKDCSCETGLCNEEPGEEKKVLSSNNIPSEQSAESLSLSNIVKLCSSETSPPEECPTEASKTEEMPPELLDSTEEADPSPVETEKEAVCLPLHRALQSREEELQTELQSREEGLQTESSSILAGTAVEDEKMLHRECGTLAASVLSIPMESCGCAVEAGVAPCLLTPSASPGETEQRVLNGDVCVKVEKCGVDPVDWSVADVVSYFTAAGFGEQAGAFRNQEIDGKSLLLMQRSDVLKGLSIRLGPALKIYEFHIKVLQRSHFQVESALC, from the exons ATGACCGAACCCAAATACCGGGAGTGGATTCTGGAGACCATCGACTCGCTGCGCTCAAGGAAAGCCCGGCCGGACCTTGAGAGGATTTGCAGGATGGTCAGGAGGCGACACGGGTCAGACCCAGACCGAACCCGGACAGAACTGGAGAAGCTTATCCAGGATCAAACCGTCTTGAAAGTCAGCTACAAGGGCTCAATCTCGTACCGCAACGCCGCCAAGGTGCaaagaaaaagcagaaaaaagctGGTGGAACCGGAGGCAGGCGGTGACAGTGCAGCCGCTTCTTCAAATGGTAGGACAACGGGCGCAGAACTAGCCAAAAATGCAAGCCCGGCTCTTAACAGCGCTTGCATCCCCGCAGAAATAAGGGCACACTGCTGCAAGGGCACAGAATGTCCTGGAGAGGTGCAATGCAATGACGCCCATTCAAAAAACGAGAGAGAAAACAGCGTGAAGGATGCGGGAGACGTGGTCCCGGGTAGCGGAAACAGTTGTATGTGCTGTGGCGCAGCGGGCTGCAAAAGTGAACCTCGCAATAATGCTACTGGTTGTACTAGCAGCAGCGACGCAAATGGCCCGAAAGACAAGAAGCTGCAACAGACTGGCTGCCCGAGTAACGACACGAGTACCCCTGTGAACTGTGGGAATAATATTAAAACACGGGCTTCTCTCGGGCCAGAGCCGGGCGTGTGCAGAAGTGCGTGCAGCTGCACGGATTATAAAACTTGCAGCCACCGGCACCGCAAGCAAGCGCCGCTCAagaagagcagcagcagcagcagcagcagcagcagcaggcggCTCACTCACAAAGCGTGCCGCAGCGGCGCAACCGAGGCTAAACCGGATTTAGGGGACCGGCTTGTGGCGTCTGTTCGGAGTCTCGCCGAAAAGAGTGGACCCTCCGCCAGTAAGGCGAGTCACACACCGCTGGGGCTGAAGGAGATCCTGGGCTTCCTGAGCTCGCAGGAGCGCCTCTCGCAAGAGAAGCTGACCCGGAGCAAAGTGAAAGTGGTGCTGGAGAGAGAGGTGGCGAAGGGGCGGCTGCGGAGGACGAGGTTCGGGAATATCACGCTCCCGTTGCGGGGGGAGGTGAGGAAGTCAGCCGCTAGACTGATGAAGCCTCCGCCGGGCAGAGGCGGCAGAAAAACAAAG gaagAGAAAGTCATGGAAGGAGGAGAAGAACCAATGGAAACTGACTCCTGCGAAGAGGATCCAGCAAGTGTGTCTGAGGACCAAAACCCAACCAAACCGCCTTCAGAGGACCAATTAGAAGAACCCAAAAGTGACGTCACCGGCACGGAGGAGTGTAACACAAAGCAGGTTCCCCCTGAGGAGGGCGACATTAAAAGTCTTCCCATGGAATCTCCTGCTGCTGAACAAAGTTCCGCCTGTCAAGAGGCAGCACCAGTACAGGAATGCAACCCTTCCTCCCCTCAGACAAAGGACTGCAGCTGTGAAACTGGTCTGTGCAATGAGGAGCCAGGGGAAGAGAAGAAGGTTCTTAGCAGTAACAATATTCCTTCTGAACAGAGTGCTGAGTCTCTCTCTTTAAGCAACATTGTGAAACTGTGCAGCAGTGAAACAAGCCCCCCTGAGGAGTGCCCCACTGAAGCCTCTAAAACTGAAGAAATGCCCCCAGAGCTGCTGGACAGCACAG AGGAAGCAGATCCCAGCCCAGTGGAGACGGAGAAAGAGGCAGTCTGCCTCCCTCTCCACAGAGCCCTCCAGAGCAGAGAAGAGGAGCTGCAGACTGAGCTCCAGAGCAGAGAAGAGGGGCTGCAGACtgagagcagcagtatccttgcAGGCACTGCAGTGGAG GATGAGAAGATGCTCCATAGAGAATGTGGCACGCTGGCTGCCTCAGTCCTGTCCATACCAATGGAGAGCT gtggctgtgctgtggaggCGGGCGTGGCTCCGTGTTTGCTCACCCCCTCCGCGTCGCCGGGGGAGACCGAGCAGCGAGTCCTCAATGGAGATGT CTGTGTGAAGGTAGAGAAGTGCGGTGTGGATCCCGTGGACTGGAGCGTGGCGGACGTGGTGAGCTACTTCACTGCAGCTGGCTTCGGGGAGCAGGCTGGAGCCTTCAGGAACCAG GAAATTGACGGCAAGTCCCTCCTCCTGATGCAGCGCAGTGACGTGCTGAAGGGCCTGTCAATCAGACTGGGCCCCGCCCTCAAGATCTACGAGTTTCACATCAAGGTGCTGCAGAGGAGTCACTTCCAGGTGGAGAGCGCCCTCTGCTGA